The genomic interval ATATATTATTTCTGTTTCATAAGATTCTATAGAAAACATATCTTCCAATATATCTTCTGGTGTTAAATTATAAGTTCTTTGATAGATAGCTAGTCCACCTATAACACCTAAGATTATAATTAATAGTATTATGAGTATGGCATTTCTTTTACCCTTCATGAAAATCCTCCCAATGAAACCTTATACCTTACATACTATTAATTAGTAATCCTTTTTATTCTAAAAGCTAATCAATTCTTTAATTTTATTAGGAATATTTTTTATAATTTCCATAGCACTTACTGTGAAATTCTCCTTGGATAATTCATCACCTATGTATCCATGTATATATGCTCCTAAAATAGCCGCATCAAAACTATTTACTCCTTGAGATATTAATGAAGTTATAATTCCTGTTAATGTATCTCCCATTCCCCCTGATGCCATAGCACTATTTCCAGTAGGATTCACAAATACTTTATCCCCATCAGTTATTATTGTATTATATCCTTTTAATAGAACTGTAACTCCATTTTCTTTTGCAAAATCCTTAGCAATTCCAATTCTATCTCTTTCAACATCTTTAATCTCTATACCTAATAATCTTGCCATCTCTCCTGGATGCGGTGTTAATACTATGTCCCCTTTAAATTCTTTTAAAATGGATTTTTTTCTCTCTAACACATTGATTCCATCTGCATCTATGACAAGAGTTCCACTATAAAGATTGCATATATTATTTAACACTTCAAATGTTAAATCATTATTACCCATACCTGGACCAAAAGCAATTACATTTGCCCCACCAATAAATTCTTCGTATTCTTCTTTAGAATTATATGTTCCTGTCATTCCTTCGTTTAACTTAATAGATAATTCACTTTGGACATCTTTATGAGTAAAAACTGTAACTAAACCAGCTCCAGTCTTTATGGCTGCTTGCCCTACCATGTAAGCAGCTCCAATAAATCCTTTATGTCCAGCAAATATCAAGGATCTTCCATATGTACCTTTATGACCATATTTATTTCTATAAGGAAATTTATTTCTTATGTACTCTCTATCTGTAAATCTCATATTATCTGAGTTTTTATAAACTATACACTTAGGTATTCCTATATCTACAATTTTTAAATCGCCTAAATATTCAAAGCTTTTGTAATTTAAAAATCCTAATTTATAAACCTGAAAACTTATAGTTTCATTAGCCTTAACAGCTATTTCACAAATACTACCATCATCTGAATTTATACCTGATGGAACATCTATAGAAACTGTAAATTTACTATTTTCATTTATACATTTTATAGCCTCAAAATATATTCCAGAAATCTCCTTATTAAGTCCAGTTCCAAAAATACCATCAATAAGTATTTCACTATTTATTATGTTATTTTTTAGTATCTCTAAATCCTTATTATTAGAGATACCCTTTATATAGCAACCTAGCTTTTCTAATATAGTAAGATTAGTTTTATAATCTACAGACCCCTCTTTTTCTTTCTCTAATATATGTACATAAACTTTTTTACCTTTATTTAATAGATGTCTTGCAATACCTAAGGCATCACCACCATTATTGCCTCTTCCAGAAATAATAGTAAAACTTTCTTTA from Clostridium perfringens carries:
- a CDS encoding bifunctional ADP-dependent NAD(P)H-hydrate dehydratase/NAD(P)H-hydrate epimerase; the encoded protein is MEICSSNSIRNMDKDYIEKFNMPSIVLMENAIIKFLENIDLTKESFTIISGRGNNGGDALGIARHLLNKGKKVYVHILEKEKEGSVDYKTNLTILEKLGCYIKGISNNKDLEILKNNIINSEILIDGIFGTGLNKEISGIYFEAIKCINENSKFTVSIDVPSGINSDDGSICEIAVKANETISFQVYKLGFLNYKSFEYLGDLKIVDIGIPKCIVYKNSDNMRFTDREYIRNKFPYRNKYGHKGTYGRSLIFAGHKGFIGAAYMVGQAAIKTGAGLVTVFTHKDVQSELSIKLNEGMTGTYNSKEEYEEFIGGANVIAFGPGMGNNDLTFEVLNNICNLYSGTLVIDADGINVLERKKSILKEFKGDIVLTPHPGEMARLLGIEIKDVERDRIGIAKDFAKENGVTVLLKGYNTIITDGDKVFVNPTGNSAMASGGMGDTLTGIITSLISQGVNSFDAAILGAYIHGYIGDELSKENFTVSAMEIIKNIPNKIKELISF